The Hymenobacter sp. GOD-10R genome includes a window with the following:
- a CDS encoding GNAT family protein has product MDCSRCITLENARVRLRPLEATDFEALKAIAFEPEVWRFMPTAMPRNSVELATYVAHALKERNSGKRYPFAIIDRETNQVVGSTSYMNIVPEEKRVEIGGTWLGKPFQRTGVNRAAKHLLLKYAFGELACDRVELKTDARNWQSREAMRRMGAVEEGTLRSHMFTQGGMRRDTVYFSILKPEWDELRLTVFREYDARG; this is encoded by the coding sequence ATGGACTGCTCCCGCTGTATCACGCTCGAAAATGCCCGCGTTCGGCTCCGCCCCCTCGAAGCCACCGATTTTGAAGCCCTGAAAGCCATTGCTTTTGAGCCGGAAGTATGGCGTTTTATGCCGACGGCCATGCCCAGAAACAGCGTGGAGCTGGCAACCTATGTCGCTCACGCACTCAAAGAGCGAAACAGCGGCAAGCGCTACCCATTTGCCATTATTGATCGGGAGACAAACCAAGTAGTGGGTAGCACGAGCTACATGAACATTGTGCCGGAGGAAAAGCGCGTGGAAATTGGGGGCACGTGGCTGGGCAAGCCGTTTCAGCGCACGGGCGTGAACCGTGCGGCCAAGCACCTGCTGCTTAAGTACGCGTTTGGGGAGCTAGCCTGCGACCGGGTAGAGCTGAAAACGGACGCCCGCAACTGGCAGTCCAGAGAAGCCATGCGCCGTATGGGTGCCGTAGAGGAAGGTACCCTGCGTAGTCACATGTTTACGCAAGGCGGAATGCGGCGCGACACGGTCTATTTCAGCATCTTAAAGCCGGAATGGGACGAGCTGCGGCTCACCGTGTTCCGCGAGTACGACGCCCGTGGCTAA
- a CDS encoding diacylglycerol kinase family protein, whose product MAKPNLDKRNLLQRRIASFGHAFRGIWMALRSELHLQFHAVATVVVIGLGFYFELTATEWMMVALAVGTVWSAELVNTAIEALTDLVSPEYHPLAGKAKDVAAGAVLVAAIAAMLVGLFIFGPRLLALLH is encoded by the coding sequence GTGGCTAAACCAAACCTCGACAAACGCAACTTGCTCCAGCGGCGAATTGCCAGCTTCGGACACGCGTTTCGGGGCATCTGGATGGCGCTGCGGTCGGAGCTGCACTTGCAGTTTCACGCGGTGGCGACTGTGGTGGTCATTGGCCTAGGTTTTTACTTTGAGCTTACCGCTACCGAGTGGATGATGGTGGCCCTGGCCGTGGGCACCGTTTGGTCGGCGGAGTTGGTGAATACGGCCATTGAAGCACTGACCGATTTGGTATCGCCGGAGTATCATCCTTTGGCGGGTAAGGCTAAAGACGTAGCGGCGGGAGCGGTGCTGGTAGCTGCTATTGCGGCAATGTTGGTTGGCTTGTTCATTTTCGGGCCTCGTCTGCTCGCGCTCCTGCACTAA
- a CDS encoding AsmA-like C-terminal region-containing protein — MRKFFVGLVIFLVLLVAALALAPVLFKDKIHQAIDKQIAERVNAKVEYNPSNIDLSLLRDFPNLALSVKELRIIGKDSFARDTLAYLPAFRLGMDLMSVVRGEQIKIKSIELDEPDISIKVLKSGRANWDIFLSDSTMAEQGKDTTANNMSLAIKGWEIKNGKLRYEDLSIPFAMRAANVNHTGSGDFEQDVFDMTSKTTADNFTMNYAGVDYLSKTKLDADVTMSMNLAKMLFTFKDNNVRVNDFPASFAGTIAMPGKAMDFDLKFKALETDFKNILSLVPGVFTEKFKNIETSGKMAFDGYFKGTMDDVRMPGYGVNLQVKNGMFKYPDLPQAARNINVDMMVDNPSGFTNNVKVNVKQFHLDLGKNPIDGNVAIDGLEPMNVNGRVKANVDLAEMMKVYPVQDLLLRGLLFVDATAKGTYSKTQMPVVNAAMRLTNGYVKSKQFPAPIENLTLNGTVVNTTGQVNDTRIDIPQFRMLLDGEPLEGRVAAQNIDKPVFDADVKGVIDLTKITKIFPLEGMTVTGRLSGNVAAKGKMADIEAGRYQSVVASGTVNAQNVTYKSTDLPQGMKVTKATATFNNDKIVLQNMTGFVGSSDIAANGTISNYMGYLFTPGQPLRGNLTVNSNRFNVNEWMVDEVSAKPTTTAASKAPAKAEGVLEIPKYFDLTLNSNVNQVVYDNLNLSNVKGIVTVRDQTATLSNLNFNTLGGAFATNGSYSSKDLAHPKFNFGLNIKDLNFQNAFQAFNSIKTLVPMAGLVQGVFSTNFNVSGEMGPDMMPNYNTLNGKGLFEIVKAAVGNSEVLNKISSLTQLQELKNFAVANKDVSAEIVNGNFIVKPFDLNVGQIKMTIGGSNSVAGALAYVTALNVPTGKLGNQLNSKVSQLAGVSNLQGTDRVTLGLNIGGTVTNPQVKLTTSSVKDQAKALVSNVVQAKVDDAKLKLQARAQVAQDSVQRELARKQQELQAKAQAEIEKKRLELQAKAKDKLNGLLFGKPKKAASTSTAPAASDSVKTGE, encoded by the coding sequence ATGCGTAAATTTTTTGTTGGTCTCGTAATCTTTCTGGTCCTGCTGGTCGCAGCGCTGGCCTTGGCGCCGGTGTTGTTTAAGGACAAAATCCACCAGGCAATAGACAAGCAGATCGCCGAACGCGTGAATGCCAAGGTGGAGTACAACCCGAGCAATATCGACCTGAGTTTGCTGCGTGATTTCCCAAACCTAGCTCTGAGCGTGAAAGAGCTGCGTATCATCGGCAAAGATTCTTTTGCTCGTGACACGCTCGCCTACTTGCCGGCCTTCCGTCTCGGTATGGACCTGATGAGCGTGGTACGGGGCGAACAGATCAAAATCAAATCGATTGAGCTTGATGAGCCCGATATCAGCATTAAAGTGCTGAAGAGTGGCCGCGCCAACTGGGACATTTTTTTGTCTGACTCCACCATGGCGGAGCAAGGCAAGGATACGACCGCTAACAACATGAGCCTAGCTATCAAGGGCTGGGAGATTAAGAACGGCAAGCTGCGCTACGAGGACCTGAGCATCCCGTTTGCGATGCGCGCCGCGAATGTGAACCATACCGGTTCTGGCGACTTCGAGCAAGACGTGTTCGATATGACCTCCAAAACCACGGCCGACAACTTCACGATGAACTACGCCGGTGTGGATTACCTCTCGAAAACCAAGCTCGATGCCGACGTAACGATGTCGATGAACCTAGCGAAGATGTTGTTCACCTTCAAGGATAACAACGTGCGGGTAAATGACTTCCCGGCTAGCTTCGCTGGCACCATTGCGATGCCAGGCAAGGCCATGGATTTTGATCTGAAGTTCAAGGCACTCGAAACTGACTTCAAGAACATTCTGAGCCTAGTGCCAGGCGTGTTTACCGAGAAGTTTAAGAACATCGAGACGAGCGGCAAAATGGCCTTTGATGGCTACTTCAAGGGTACGATGGATGACGTGCGCATGCCCGGCTACGGCGTGAACTTGCAAGTGAAAAACGGCATGTTCAAGTATCCTGACCTACCGCAAGCGGCTCGCAACATCAACGTAGATATGATGGTGGATAACCCTTCGGGTTTCACCAACAACGTGAAGGTCAACGTGAAGCAATTTCACTTGGACCTAGGTAAGAACCCCATCGATGGCAACGTTGCCATCGATGGTCTGGAGCCAATGAACGTGAATGGCCGCGTGAAAGCCAACGTAGACCTAGCCGAAATGATGAAGGTGTACCCGGTGCAAGACCTACTTTTGCGCGGTTTGTTGTTCGTAGATGCTACGGCCAAAGGCACTTATTCAAAGACGCAGATGCCGGTGGTGAATGCAGCCATGCGCCTGACCAACGGCTACGTGAAGAGCAAGCAGTTTCCGGCCCCGATTGAAAATTTAACCTTAAACGGCACGGTGGTGAACACCACTGGTCAGGTGAATGATACCCGCATCGACATTCCGCAGTTCCGAATGCTACTGGATGGCGAGCCTCTGGAAGGCCGCGTGGCTGCTCAGAACATCGACAAGCCGGTATTCGATGCAGACGTAAAAGGGGTAATTGACCTAACCAAGATCACCAAGATCTTCCCGCTAGAGGGCATGACGGTGACTGGTCGTCTTAGTGGTAACGTGGCCGCTAAGGGGAAGATGGCCGATATTGAAGCCGGTCGTTATCAGAGTGTAGTAGCATCGGGCACGGTAAACGCGCAGAATGTGACCTACAAGAGCACTGACCTGCCCCAAGGCATGAAGGTGACGAAAGCCACGGCTACCTTCAACAACGATAAGATTGTGCTGCAAAACATGACCGGCTTTGTAGGCTCGTCGGATATTGCAGCGAACGGTACCATCAGCAACTATATGGGCTATCTGTTCACGCCTGGCCAACCCCTCCGCGGCAACTTGACGGTGAACAGCAACCGCTTCAATGTGAACGAGTGGATGGTCGATGAGGTATCGGCTAAGCCGACGACTACCGCTGCTAGCAAAGCGCCTGCGAAAGCCGAAGGCGTGCTGGAAATTCCGAAGTACTTCGACCTGACGCTGAACAGCAATGTGAACCAGGTGGTATACGACAACCTGAACCTGAGCAACGTGAAAGGGATAGTGACGGTACGCGACCAGACGGCTACGCTCAGCAACCTGAATTTTAATACCCTAGGTGGTGCTTTTGCTACCAACGGTAGCTACAGCAGCAAGGACCTAGCTCACCCCAAGTTCAACTTTGGCCTGAACATCAAGGATCTGAACTTCCAGAACGCTTTCCAGGCTTTCAACTCCATTAAAACGCTGGTGCCGATGGCGGGGCTAGTGCAGGGTGTGTTCTCCACCAACTTCAACGTGAGCGGCGAGATGGGTCCGGATATGATGCCGAACTACAATACGCTCAATGGCAAAGGCTTATTCGAAATCGTGAAGGCGGCTGTTGGCAATTCGGAGGTGCTAAACAAAATCAGCAGCCTTACGCAGTTGCAGGAGTTGAAGAACTTTGCCGTAGCTAATAAAGACGTGTCGGCGGAGATTGTGAACGGCAACTTCATTGTGAAGCCATTCGACCTGAATGTTGGGCAGATCAAAATGACTATCGGCGGCTCCAACTCAGTAGCGGGTGCTCTGGCTTACGTGACGGCGCTGAACGTACCTACTGGGAAGCTAGGTAATCAACTCAATAGCAAGGTTTCGCAATTGGCAGGCGTATCGAACCTACAAGGTACTGACCGTGTGACCCTAGGTCTGAACATTGGTGGCACGGTGACAAATCCGCAGGTGAAGCTCACCACCAGCAGTGTGAAAGATCAGGCGAAAGCATTGGTAAGCAATGTTGTACAAGCTAAAGTAGATGACGCCAAGCTCAAGCTACAAGCTAGGGCCCAGGTAGCGCAGGATAGCGTTCAACGGGAGCTAGCGCGCAAGCAGCAGGAACTGCAAGCCAAAGCGCAAGCTGAAATCGAGAAGAAGCGCCTAGAATTGCAAGCCAAGGCAAAGGACAAGCTCAACGGTTTACTCTTCGGCAAACCTAAGAAGGCGGCTTCAACCAGCACAGCACCCGCTGCTTCGGATAGTGTTAAAACAGGAGAATAG
- a CDS encoding DUF4382 domain-containing protein, whose amino-acid sequence MKISYALLPCLTVVAMAFLASCGKDNDSNMAKMEVRLTDAPGDYKAVTLDVRQVEVNVKGDDIDPKGWQTLTLLKPGAYDVMSFTNGNSALLTSADFPAGRISQIRLVLGTNNYVTTKDGQVYDLKTPSGQTAGVKLKVDADLSKNVTYALVLDFDVAKSVVERGSWKPGQDKKERFLLKPVIRTVANAVAGGIKGMVTPAAAQPTILAIRTSVTPNDTVSTTSDAMGGFLMRGLPAGAYRVEFKTVSPYKNAVATPITVTNSQISDIGSVKLD is encoded by the coding sequence ATGAAAATATCCTACGCACTTCTCCCCTGCCTAACGGTAGTCGCAATGGCTTTCCTAGCTAGCTGTGGCAAAGACAATGATTCGAACATGGCCAAAATGGAAGTTCGTCTCACCGATGCTCCCGGCGACTACAAAGCTGTAACGCTTGACGTGCGGCAAGTGGAAGTCAACGTGAAAGGCGACGATATAGACCCCAAGGGCTGGCAGACGCTAACGTTGCTTAAGCCGGGCGCCTACGATGTGATGTCGTTTACCAACGGCAACTCGGCCTTATTGACCAGCGCTGATTTCCCGGCTGGCCGCATCTCGCAGATTCGCCTAGTCCTAGGTACAAACAACTACGTGACTACCAAAGATGGGCAGGTTTATGACCTCAAAACTCCCAGCGGCCAGACGGCCGGTGTGAAGCTGAAAGTAGATGCCGACTTATCTAAGAACGTTACCTACGCACTTGTGCTCGACTTCGACGTAGCCAAGTCGGTGGTGGAGCGTGGTAGCTGGAAGCCAGGCCAAGATAAAAAGGAGCGCTTCCTGCTGAAGCCAGTTATCCGCACGGTGGCTAATGCCGTGGCGGGTGGCATTAAAGGCATGGTGACGCCTGCGGCAGCTCAGCCCACCATCCTAGCTATTCGCACTTCTGTAACTCCTAACGATACAGTGAGCACCACTTCCGATGCTATGGGCGGCTTCCTGATGCGCGGCTTACCGGCAGGTGCGTACCGTGTAGAGTTCAAAACGGTGTCGCCCTACAAGAATGCAGTTGCTACTCCCATCACGGTAACCAACAGCCAGATTTCAGATATAGGCTCAGTGAAGCTCGATTAA
- the fumC gene encoding class II fumarate hydratase, whose protein sequence is MQFRTEKDTMGPVQVPADAYWGAQTQRSIENFQIAQDINKMPKEIIRAFAYLKKAAALTNLDAGILPQEKSDLIGRVCDEILEGKLDDQFPLVVWQTGSGTQSNMNVNEVVAYRGHVLQGGDLLDEKKALAPNDDVNKSQSSNDTFPTAMHIAAYKILVEVTIPGIEKLRDTLAQKSKEYMNIVKIGRTHLMDATPLTVGQEFSGYASQLDHGLRAIKNTLAHLSELALGGTAVGTGINTPPGYSENVAKHIANLTGLPFVTAENKFEALAAHDAIVEAHGALKTVAASLMKIANDIRLLASGPRAGIGELYIPDNEPGSSIMPGKVNPTQSEAMTMVAAQVMGNDVAINIGGMNGHFELNVFKPLMIYNFLHSARLIGDVCVSFNDKCAVGIRPLEDNIKKHVDSSLMLVTALNPHIGYYKAAEIAQTAHREGSTLKATALKLGYLTEEQFDEWLKPEDMVGDLPK, encoded by the coding sequence ATGCAATTCCGGACCGAAAAAGACACTATGGGCCCCGTGCAGGTGCCCGCCGACGCCTACTGGGGCGCCCAAACGCAACGCTCTATTGAGAACTTCCAAATCGCGCAGGACATCAACAAGATGCCCAAGGAAATTATCCGCGCGTTTGCCTACCTCAAGAAGGCTGCGGCCCTTACCAACCTCGATGCGGGCATCTTGCCGCAGGAGAAATCCGACCTGATCGGCCGCGTGTGCGACGAGATTTTGGAAGGCAAGCTCGACGACCAGTTTCCGCTAGTGGTGTGGCAAACCGGCTCGGGCACCCAGAGCAACATGAACGTGAACGAGGTAGTGGCCTACCGCGGCCACGTGCTGCAAGGCGGCGACCTCCTCGACGAGAAGAAGGCCCTAGCTCCGAACGACGACGTGAATAAGTCGCAGAGCAGCAACGACACTTTCCCGACGGCCATGCACATTGCCGCCTACAAGATTCTGGTGGAGGTGACCATTCCCGGCATCGAGAAGCTGCGCGACACGCTAGCCCAGAAGTCGAAGGAGTACATGAACATCGTGAAGATCGGCCGCACCCACCTCATGGATGCCACGCCGCTCACGGTAGGGCAGGAGTTTTCGGGTTACGCGTCGCAGCTCGACCACGGTCTGCGCGCCATTAAAAACACCCTAGCTCACCTTTCGGAGCTAGCGCTCGGCGGTACGGCTGTAGGCACGGGCATTAACACGCCTCCTGGCTATTCGGAGAACGTGGCCAAGCACATTGCTAACCTGACTGGCCTGCCCTTCGTGACGGCCGAAAACAAGTTTGAGGCCCTGGCCGCCCACGACGCCATCGTGGAAGCCCACGGTGCGCTCAAAACGGTAGCAGCTAGCCTAATGAAGATTGCCAACGATATCCGCTTGCTGGCTTCAGGTCCGCGCGCCGGCATCGGTGAGCTGTACATCCCCGACAACGAGCCCGGCTCCAGCATCATGCCCGGCAAGGTGAACCCCACCCAGTCGGAAGCCATGACGATGGTAGCGGCGCAGGTAATGGGCAACGACGTCGCTATCAACATTGGCGGTATGAACGGCCACTTCGAGCTGAACGTGTTCAAACCCTTGATGATCTACAACTTCCTGCACTCGGCCCGCCTGATTGGCGACGTATGCGTGTCGTTCAACGACAAGTGCGCCGTGGGCATCCGCCCCTTGGAAGACAACATTAAGAAGCACGTCGATTCGTCCTTGATGCTGGTAACGGCCCTGAACCCGCACATCGGCTACTACAAAGCCGCCGAAATTGCGCAAACCGCCCACCGCGAAGGCAGTACCTTGAAGGCAACCGCACTAAAGCTAGGTTACCTAACCGAAGAGCAATTCGACGAGTGGCTGAAGCCAGAGGATATGGTGGGCGACTTGCCGAAGTAA
- a CDS encoding DUF6970 domain-containing protein, whose amino-acid sequence MKLFTFVATAAVLLSTACQQKLAVQTPNDPPNTGMTNPSTTLTPAPTSTATNIPVPDAAVATFDTTARPQWLEARIQKLSAQEKLSPPVQILRYRYRNQVVYYETAPCCDQFTTLYDSRGRVLCKPDGGLTGKGDGNCPDFVKERTEERLVWQDPR is encoded by the coding sequence ATGAAGCTCTTTACATTCGTTGCCACTGCGGCTGTGTTGCTCTCGACAGCTTGCCAGCAAAAGCTAGCTGTGCAAACGCCCAACGACCCGCCCAATACGGGCATGACGAACCCTTCCACCACGCTAACGCCGGCTCCCACCAGCACGGCCACCAACATTCCTGTGCCCGACGCGGCAGTAGCTACTTTCGACACCACGGCCCGGCCACAGTGGCTGGAGGCGCGCATTCAGAAGCTGTCGGCGCAGGAAAAGCTCAGCCCCCCGGTTCAGATTTTGCGCTACCGCTACCGTAATCAGGTGGTGTACTACGAAACGGCACCGTGCTGCGACCAATTCACTACGCTCTACGATAGCCGCGGCCGCGTGCTATGCAAACCCGATGGGGGCCTCACCGGAAAAGGCGACGGCAACTGTCCTGATTTTGTAAAGGAGCGTACCGAAGAAAGACTGGTCTGGCAGGACCCACGTTGA
- a CDS encoding thioredoxin family protein has translation MSESSVYTTPVLTAEQLATGYSYSAYRQLIDGLLEQDRTTGPNQSEELTKYTRLNVQRMSRIDKTVELVPELREAVGNLQNRYVWAIITEGWCGDAAQIVPVLEAVAQASNGQIETRYLLRDEHLDLMDRYLTNGGRSIPKLVVLHADTLMEATNWGPRPAAAQEMFMRLKAEGLSHDEFVTQVHGWYAKDKTQSTQQELVQLVSGLS, from the coding sequence ATGTCTGAATCGTCTGTCTATACCACTCCCGTCCTCACTGCTGAGCAGCTAGCTACGGGGTATTCCTATAGCGCTTACCGTCAGCTTATTGATGGTTTACTCGAGCAAGACCGCACTACCGGTCCTAATCAATCTGAGGAGCTGACCAAGTATACTCGCCTGAACGTGCAGCGCATGAGCCGCATCGATAAAACTGTGGAGCTTGTACCCGAGCTACGCGAAGCGGTTGGCAACCTGCAAAATCGCTACGTGTGGGCCATCATTACAGAAGGCTGGTGCGGCGATGCAGCGCAAATCGTACCCGTGCTGGAAGCCGTAGCGCAAGCCTCTAATGGGCAGATCGAGACGCGTTACCTGCTGCGCGACGAACATTTGGATCTTATGGATCGGTACCTTACCAACGGTGGCCGCTCTATTCCAAAACTCGTAGTGCTGCATGCTGACACGCTCATGGAAGCTACCAACTGGGGTCCGCGGCCAGCCGCAGCCCAGGAAATGTTCATGCGGTTGAAAGCAGAAGGCTTATCGCACGATGAATTTGTGACCCAAGTGCACGGCTGGTATGCAAAAGACAAAACCCAGTCGACGCAGCAAGAGCTAGTGCAGCTAGTTAGCGGCTTGAGCTAG
- a CDS encoding DHH family phosphoesterase codes for MPAAFPQFVAPFRAFLDKIPPTGRVVVFCHFDADGLGAGAVFGRGLQRINAEWQVEVLPSGKGENAFLTPSVREKLLALKPDALIVTDLGVHAHGTLEADGVPVLYVDHHIPEGYPPVGSTMLTGYGLDPVPCSAWLAYELIAAEVEINDLQWVAAIGIISDLGDSAPWPPLAQTKKQYTAKWLKEAVALCNAARRAGEFDLDRPLQHLMADDNPRPLAQDTVLAEYRAEVSAALQAARRLPPRFPKASPDAAPVALITLDSPCQIHPLIAQQWIQRLPDRVVLCANLGYLPDGQIAVAGRTANRGLHIPDLLRAAFARTGAVPPTNFAHGHPQASGGHLSAADFEHLLRGLGYEV; via the coding sequence ATGCCTGCTGCTTTCCCTCAGTTCGTAGCGCCATTCCGCGCTTTTTTGGATAAAATTCCGCCTACTGGCCGCGTAGTTGTGTTCTGCCACTTCGATGCAGATGGGCTAGGTGCTGGTGCCGTGTTTGGCCGCGGGCTGCAACGAATAAATGCTGAGTGGCAGGTGGAAGTACTGCCTTCTGGCAAAGGTGAAAATGCATTTCTAACACCGTCCGTCCGCGAAAAGCTGCTGGCACTGAAGCCCGACGCACTGATTGTCACGGACCTAGGGGTACACGCCCACGGCACGCTGGAAGCTGATGGCGTCCCCGTGCTCTATGTCGACCACCACATTCCAGAAGGCTACCCGCCTGTTGGCAGCACCATGCTAACGGGCTATGGTCTTGACCCTGTGCCGTGCTCCGCTTGGCTAGCCTATGAGCTAATCGCCGCCGAAGTTGAAATCAATGATTTACAATGGGTAGCTGCCATTGGTATCATCTCCGACCTAGGTGATTCGGCGCCCTGGCCACCGCTGGCCCAAACCAAAAAGCAGTACACGGCCAAATGGCTGAAGGAAGCAGTAGCGCTTTGCAATGCCGCCCGCCGAGCCGGCGAGTTCGACCTCGACCGACCTTTGCAACACCTGATGGCCGACGACAACCCGCGGCCGTTGGCGCAGGATACCGTGTTGGCCGAGTACCGAGCCGAGGTAAGCGCCGCTCTGCAAGCCGCCCGCCGTCTGCCACCGCGCTTCCCGAAAGCTAGCCCCGATGCAGCGCCAGTGGCACTTATCACCTTAGATTCGCCCTGTCAGATTCATCCGCTTATTGCGCAGCAGTGGATCCAACGATTGCCCGACCGGGTCGTGCTGTGCGCCAACCTAGGGTATTTGCCCGACGGCCAGATAGCCGTAGCGGGGCGCACAGCAAACCGTGGGCTACACATTCCGGACCTGCTACGAGCGGCTTTTGCCCGCACTGGCGCCGTGCCGCCCACCAACTTTGCCCACGGTCACCCGCAGGCCAGCGGGGGACATCTGTCAGCGGCCGACTTTGAACACTTGCTGCGCGGACTGGGGTATGAAGTCTAG
- a CDS encoding DinB family protein, with product MVNTNEKLAIYNVWANETLLRHLDKTATETGQLIPANILRLFSHVLNAQYIWIGRLTNTPSPVKVWQEHALEELHRMHTETSAKWVGIVRAADEAELNRTITYTNSAGDAFTSVVSDIFTHMPVHANYHRGQVAIKMRDAGLTPINTDFITYCREMDAQGKDHMSL from the coding sequence ATGGTTAATACCAACGAAAAGCTCGCCATTTACAACGTGTGGGCCAACGAAACGCTGTTGCGGCATCTGGATAAAACCGCAACCGAAACGGGTCAGCTAATTCCAGCCAACATTCTGCGGTTGTTCAGCCACGTTCTCAATGCCCAGTACATCTGGATTGGTCGGCTCACCAACACGCCTAGCCCCGTTAAAGTGTGGCAGGAGCACGCACTAGAAGAACTGCACCGCATGCACACAGAAACTTCGGCAAAGTGGGTGGGTATCGTGCGCGCCGCCGATGAGGCTGAGCTAAACCGCACCATTACGTACACCAACTCCGCCGGCGATGCCTTCACAAGCGTGGTATCTGATATTTTTACCCATATGCCCGTGCACGCCAACTATCACCGTGGCCAGGTAGCCATCAAGATGCGAGATGCAGGTCTGACGCCGATCAATACAGACTTCATCACCTATTGCCGCGAGATGGACGCCCAAGGCAAAGACCATATGAGCTTGTAA
- a CDS encoding dodecin family protein — protein sequence MSTIKKVIEVLASSPKSFEDALQQALTEASTTVRGITSIYVKDQSCKVKDNKIVEYRITAKVTFEVMHKWNPNAISAEEPAAEDVPDGGGAPDYSHIEIKTQPDLPCEVEPGGSATEPESGGGYSG from the coding sequence ATGAGCACCATCAAAAAAGTAATCGAAGTATTAGCTAGCTCGCCCAAAAGCTTCGAGGATGCCCTGCAGCAAGCCCTCACGGAAGCTAGCACCACCGTGCGCGGCATCACCTCCATCTATGTCAAGGACCAGAGCTGCAAGGTGAAAGACAACAAGATTGTGGAGTATCGCATCACGGCCAAAGTCACCTTCGAAGTGATGCACAAGTGGAACCCCAACGCTATCAGCGCGGAAGAGCCTGCTGCTGAAGATGTACCCGACGGCGGCGGTGCCCCCGACTACAGCCACATCGAAATCAAAACCCAGCCCGATTTACCCTGCGAAGTAGAGCCCGGCGGCAGCGCCACCGAACCCGAAAGCGGCGGCGGCTACAGCGGCTAG